In Alphaproteobacteria bacterium, a single genomic region encodes these proteins:
- a CDS encoding prepilin-type N-terminal cleavage/methylation domain-containing protein, protein MKYNLKNKAFSLIELSIVILIIAILIVITSAATKITYSSKLKKIYSDFAIYDRAFKEFSFQYNQLPGDLPSHFNFWSDANYGDGNGDILWYSEGYYAWEHLSKAALIVGSFDGTTNATYDAIAESNVPKTQLTDILWSAFGNSSKNNYSLFIGKSTSSLTRIDENSLSPKTSFFLDHKFDDSYPETGSIRIDLALTNSNCIDDITGNPKNYNKSSDTESCDLYFILN, encoded by the coding sequence ATGAAATATAATCTAAAAAACAAAGCTTTTAGCTTAATTGAACTATCAATTGTAATCTTAATTATAGCTATTTTAATAGTTATAACCTCAGCTGCTACAAAAATAACTTACTCAAGTAAATTAAAAAAAATATATAGTGATTTTGCAATCTATGACAGAGCATTCAAAGAATTCTCTTTCCAGTATAATCAATTACCTGGCGATTTACCAAGCCATTTTAATTTTTGGTCAGACGCAAATTATGGAGATGGAAATGGTGATATATTATGGTATAGTGAGGGTTATTATGCTTGGGAACATTTAAGCAAAGCCGCACTGATTGTTGGTTCATTCGATGGCACAACTAACGCAACATATGATGCAATCGCAGAAAGCAATGTACCCAAAACACAACTAACCGATATTTTATGGTCTGCTTTTGGAAATTCTAGTAAAAATAATTATTCTCTTTTTATCGGAAAATCAACCAGCTCTTTAACCAGAATAGACGAAAACTCTCTGAGTCCAAAAACCAGCTTCTTTCTAGATCATAAATTTGATGATTCATACCCAGAAACAGGCTCTATCAGAATAGATCTAGCATTAACTAATAGCAATTGCATAGATGATATAACCGGCAACCCAAAGAACTATAACAAATCTTCCGATACAGAAAGCTGTGATCTGTATTTTATTTTAAATTAA
- a CDS encoding methyltransferase domain-containing protein yields the protein MTLELVKQNISNNFSSAAKTYNQYSELQKEVAAEVFFRIKNKIMPGHQILDLGCGTGYLAKIINAEMLLSGFSNPALKITQVDISHEMVAAASQIKNTKTIQADMEKLPLPYDSFDIVISSLAAQWGDLSKILREVRRVKKTTAPYIISTLGQESFKEIRQDFPEINLRNMHNIDSIKKKLEEAKIPNLFVKRQLIKKEYSTLLDFFYDLKNIGANTQEKKSTFTKSLVRKLKETKNYQLSWEVIYLQNFN from the coding sequence ATGACTTTAGAACTAGTTAAACAAAATATTAGCAATAATTTTTCCTCAGCAGCTAAAACTTATAATCAATATTCTGAGCTTCAAAAAGAAGTAGCAGCCGAGGTTTTTTTTCGTATAAAAAACAAAATAATGCCAGGGCATCAAATTTTAGATTTGGGTTGTGGCACTGGTTACTTAGCCAAAATAATTAATGCTGAAATGCTTTTATCTGGCTTTTCTAATCCAGCCCTTAAGATTACTCAAGTTGATATATCACACGAGATGGTAGCAGCTGCGTCACAAATAAAAAACACTAAAACTATTCAAGCTGATATGGAGAAATTACCTCTGCCCTATGATAGCTTTGATATAGTTATATCATCACTTGCAGCTCAGTGGGGTGATCTTAGTAAAATTTTACGTGAGGTTCGCAGAGTAAAAAAAACTACCGCCCCTTATATCATTAGCACTTTAGGCCAAGAATCCTTCAAAGAAATCAGGCAAGATTTTCCTGAGATAAATCTAAGAAATATGCATAATATTGATAGTATTAAAAAGAAATTAGAAGAAGCAAAGATTCCCAATTTATTTGTCAAAAGGCAATTAATCAAAAAAGAATATAGCACTTTATTAGATTTCTTTTACGATCTTAAAAACATCGGAGCAAATACCCAAGAAAAAAAATCAACATTCACCAAAAGCCTAGTAAGAAAGCTTAAAGAAACTAAAAACTATCAACTGAGTTGGGAAGTAATTTATTTACAGAACTTTAATTAA
- the rlmN gene encoding 23S rRNA (adenine(2503)-C(2))-methyltransferase RlmN encodes MRDIFDLTLNDLAADIAEAGFEKYRAKQIWNWIYKKGFSDFNEMANLPKKLQNYLKDNFAINQLSIVTEQKSKDGTIKWLFALADGKEIETVFIPEEKRGTLCISSQVGCTLNCKFCHTGTQLWQKNLTTAEIIAQIFYAKQLVGEFAAERKLITNIVFMGMGEPLLNYDNVKKVCKTIILAESFDFSWRKVTVSTSGIIPRIKDMKNDLKVGLAISLHASNEQLRTEIMPINKKYPLAELLEVCKDYVVHTEQKIMLEYVMLENVNDTKEHVEELLDIVKNIPVKFNLIPFNSWPGCEYSSSSNNRIHKFSELLFNAGIEAPIRKTRGEDIFAACGQLKSFLTKEKKA; translated from the coding sequence ATGCGTGATATTTTTGATTTAACCCTTAATGATTTAGCAGCAGACATAGCAGAGGCCGGCTTTGAAAAATACCGTGCTAAACAAATTTGGAATTGGATTTACAAGAAAGGCTTTAGTGATTTTAATGAAATGGCTAATTTGCCTAAGAAATTACAAAATTACCTCAAAGATAATTTTGCGATTAATCAGCTTTCCATAGTAACTGAGCAGAAATCTAAAGATGGCACTATAAAATGGCTTTTTGCCTTAGCAGATGGTAAAGAAATAGAAACAGTTTTTATACCAGAAGAAAAAAGAGGAACCTTATGTATTTCTTCCCAAGTGGGCTGTACTTTAAATTGCAAATTTTGCCACACAGGCACACAATTATGGCAAAAAAATCTTACAACAGCAGAAATTATAGCCCAAATATTTTATGCAAAGCAATTGGTAGGTGAATTTGCGGCAGAGAGAAAGTTAATAACTAATATTGTTTTTATGGGGATGGGTGAACCATTGTTAAACTATGATAATGTTAAAAAAGTTTGCAAAACCATAATTCTGGCAGAAAGTTTTGATTTTTCGTGGCGTAAGGTAACAGTCTCTACCTCAGGTATTATTCCGCGGATTAAAGATATGAAGAATGATTTAAAAGTAGGCTTGGCAATTTCACTTCATGCATCTAATGAGCAGCTCAGGACCGAAATAATGCCTATTAATAAAAAATACCCTTTGGCAGAGTTGCTCGAAGTGTGCAAAGATTATGTAGTGCATACAGAGCAAAAAATTATGCTTGAATATGTTATGCTTGAAAATGTCAACGACACTAAAGAGCATGTAGAGGAGTTGCTAGATATTGTGAAGAATATTCCTGTAAAATTTAATTTAATTCCTTTTAATAGTTGGCCAGGCTGCGAATATAGCTCATCTTCTAATAATCGAATACATAAATTTTCTGAACTACTTTTTAATGCGGGTATTGAGGCTCCAATTAGGAAAACTAGGGGTGAAGATATTTTTGCTGCTTGTGGTCAGTTAAAATCATTTCTGACTAAAGAAAAAAAAGCTTAA
- the gshA gene encoding glutamate--cysteine ligase, giving the protein MLSEIQSTIENQGTSIEAWFAEKFKQYPPFIYNSVDLRYSGHKITAVDTNIFPAGFNNLSAAARDASALELKKYLHKDIAKILLITEFHTRNLKYLENISTLKKIIENTGREVFLASFNPEFTQAINIEDALGQELTIYPLERKNDSIITINGYEPDLIIFNNDLTSGSPEILKNIKQEIIPPTGMGWYRRTKYEHFQKYNHIASEFAKEFNFDPFFITTELGFCKKVNFKERKGLECIALETEKTLQRINEKYKQHNITSEPYVYIKANQGTYGMGIMTAKNADDVFAVNKKTRNKMNSLKSKKLNEQILIQEGIETIDNYQGAPCEPFIYLINGRATGSILRINANKDAQTNLNSTGAEFIAADNLKDFSTKLPTYAVIAQLAALAAKMEEYQNE; this is encoded by the coding sequence ATGCTTTCAGAAATACAATCAACAATAGAGAATCAAGGAACTTCAATTGAAGCTTGGTTTGCAGAAAAGTTTAAACAATATCCACCCTTCATCTATAATTCTGTTGATTTGCGTTATTCGGGTCACAAAATAACTGCAGTAGACACAAATATATTCCCAGCAGGATTCAATAATCTATCGGCTGCAGCAAGAGATGCATCTGCTCTGGAGTTAAAAAAATATCTCCATAAAGATATTGCTAAAATTTTATTAATAACTGAGTTCCACACTAGAAATCTTAAATATCTAGAAAATATTTCAACCCTTAAAAAAATTATCGAAAATACAGGTCGTGAAGTTTTTTTAGCATCATTTAACCCCGAATTTACACAAGCGATTAATATAGAAGATGCCTTGGGGCAAGAATTAACCATATATCCACTAGAAAGAAAAAACGACTCTATCATTACCATAAATGGTTATGAGCCAGATTTAATTATCTTTAATAATGACTTAACTTCGGGTAGCCCTGAAATATTGAAAAATATCAAGCAAGAAATAATCCCACCTACTGGTATGGGTTGGTATCGCCGTACAAAATATGAACATTTCCAAAAATATAATCACATAGCTAGCGAGTTTGCTAAGGAGTTTAATTTTGACCCATTTTTTATTACTACAGAGTTGGGATTCTGCAAAAAAGTAAACTTTAAAGAACGAAAGGGCTTAGAATGTATTGCTTTAGAGACCGAAAAAACTCTACAAAGAATTAACGAAAAATATAAACAGCACAACATTACTAGCGAACCATATGTGTATATTAAAGCTAATCAAGGCACTTATGGCATGGGCATAATGACTGCTAAAAATGCAGATGATGTTTTTGCAGTTAATAAAAAAACTCGTAACAAAATGAACAGCCTCAAAAGCAAGAAATTAAATGAGCAGATTTTAATTCAAGAAGGTATAGAAACTATTGATAATTATCAAGGAGCACCATGTGAACCATTTATTTACTTAATAAATGGTAGAGCAACAGGTTCTATTCTCAGAATAAACGCCAATAAAGATGCCCAAACCAACTTAAACTCTACTGGAGCTGAGTTCATAGCAGCAGATAATCTTAAGGATTTTTCTACCAAGTTACCTACATATGCTGTAATAGCTCAGCTTGCAGCACTTGCCGCAAAAATGGAAGAATATCAAAATGAGTAA
- the rlmB gene encoding 23S rRNA (guanosine(2251)-2'-O)-methyltransferase RlmB: MSDNLWVYGINAVKELVNVNKRKILQVLITEKNFYKYQNQPEFVLLFKQKIRQINFKDFNKYFVEQVNHQGIAVEISKPTLFQEQNLLENITNIKQLVVLDQITDVGNIGAIIRSMVAFGFNDLIVTEHNSVSDYGHLLKASAGMSEHLNIYKITNLTKLLNKIKPHDFWLAGLDGNAKNDVSYLKKYEKIALILGSEGKGIRSLVKKNLDLMVSIPISSKVESLNVSNAAAISFYALHN, from the coding sequence GTGTCTGATAATTTGTGGGTATATGGCATTAATGCAGTAAAAGAGCTAGTTAATGTAAATAAAAGGAAAATCTTACAGGTTTTAATTACTGAAAAGAATTTTTATAAATATCAAAATCAGCCAGAATTTGTTTTGCTATTTAAGCAAAAGATCAGACAAATAAATTTCAAAGATTTCAACAAATATTTCGTTGAGCAGGTTAACCATCAAGGAATAGCGGTTGAAATTAGCAAGCCAACTTTATTTCAAGAGCAAAACTTATTAGAAAACATTACTAACATAAAGCAATTAGTAGTTTTAGATCAAATTACTGATGTTGGAAATATAGGGGCTATTATTCGCTCTATGGTAGCTTTTGGGTTTAATGATTTAATTGTTACAGAGCATAATTCAGTTTCAGATTATGGTCATTTATTAAAAGCGTCAGCTGGTATGTCTGAGCATCTCAATATTTATAAAATAACTAATTTAACTAAATTATTAAATAAAATTAAACCTCATGATTTTTGGTTAGCTGGCCTAGATGGTAACGCGAAGAATGATGTTTCATATCTAAAAAAATATGAAAAAATAGCTTTAATTTTGGGCAGTGAAGGTAAGGGTATTAGGAGTTTAGTGAAGAAAAACTTAGATCTAATGGTTTCAATACCAATATCTAGTAAAGTAGAAAGTCTAAATGTATCAAACGCTGCCGCAATAAGTTTTTATGCTTTACATAATTAA
- a CDS encoding cytochrome c oxidase subunit 3: MKTHQFHLVDPSPWPILSSFAAFILCLGGVFFMHEVPAGKIMLPAGLLLVLYSMYVWWRDVVREAKEDKAHTAPVRKGLKIGMTLFIVSEGMFFFAFFFAFFHANFFPADILDGAWAVKEGVWPQEQVKTIDPWSLPFLNTLILLLSGTTVTWAHFSLLNNNHKELVQALGCTVLLGFIFTGFQVYEYHHALAHNFSFSETTYGSIFYMATGFHGFHVIVGTIFLLVCYLRAKKGQFTEENHLGFEFAAWYWHFVDAVWLFLFAAVYIWGS, encoded by the coding sequence ATGAAAACACATCAGTTCCATTTAGTAGACCCAAGTCCGTGGCCTATATTATCTTCATTCGCAGCTTTTATACTTTGTCTTGGCGGTGTGTTTTTTATGCATGAAGTACCTGCTGGTAAAATTATGTTACCTGCTGGCTTATTGTTGGTGTTGTATAGTATGTATGTGTGGTGGCGAGATGTAGTTAGGGAAGCAAAAGAAGATAAAGCCCATACAGCCCCAGTTAGAAAAGGTCTTAAAATAGGGATGACCTTATTTATAGTGTCAGAGGGCATGTTTTTCTTTGCCTTTTTCTTTGCCTTCTTCCATGCAAATTTCTTTCCAGCTGATATATTAGATGGTGCTTGGGCTGTTAAAGAAGGAGTATGGCCTCAAGAGCAGGTTAAAACTATTGATCCTTGGAGCTTACCATTTTTAAATACGCTAATTTTATTGTTATCTGGCACAACAGTTACCTGGGCGCATTTTTCTTTGTTAAATAACAACCACAAAGAGTTAGTTCAAGCTCTTGGTTGTACAGTATTGCTTGGTTTTATCTTTACAGGTTTTCAAGTTTATGAATATCATCACGCATTGGCACATAATTTTAGTTTTAGTGAAACTACTTATGGCTCAATATTTTATATGGCAACAGGTTTTCATGGCTTTCATGTGATTGTGGGTACTATCTTTTTATTAGTATGTTATTTACGCGCTAAGAAAGGGCAATTTACGGAAGAAAATCATTTAGGTTTTGAGTTTGCCGCATGGTATTGGCATTTTGTTGATGCAGTTTGGCTATTTCTATTTGCTGCAGTTTATATTTGGGGCTCTTAA
- a CDS encoding cytochrome c oxidase assembly protein: MKDKSNLKTLYAVLAIVIGMFCLAFASVPLYNLFCKVTGFGGTPKIVEYESQKIGERDFEVFFNADSHLDWFFKPVQRKIKTKSGVNNLVFYEAKNISEKSLTGTATYNITPSKAGAYFSKIECFCFNRQKLAAGQKMDFPVSFYIDPAIEDDPYLKDVTQITLSYSFFEAED; the protein is encoded by the coding sequence ATGAAAGATAAATCAAACTTAAAAACATTATATGCAGTTTTAGCTATTGTAATAGGCATGTTTTGTTTAGCCTTTGCCTCAGTTCCACTGTATAATTTATTTTGCAAAGTTACGGGGTTTGGAGGTACACCAAAGATAGTGGAATATGAATCACAAAAAATAGGGGAAAGAGATTTTGAGGTTTTTTTTAACGCAGATAGTCACCTGGATTGGTTTTTTAAGCCAGTGCAAAGAAAAATAAAAACAAAATCTGGTGTGAATAATCTAGTGTTTTATGAAGCTAAAAACATCTCAGAGAAGAGCTTAACGGGGACTGCTACTTATAACATTACGCCATCTAAAGCTGGTGCTTATTTTAGTAAAATAGAATGTTTTTGTTTTAATAGACAAAAATTAGCGGCAGGGCAGAAAATGGATTTCCCCGTGTCATTTTATATAGATCCAGCAATAGAAGATGACCCTTACCTTAAGGATGTAACACAGATTACTTTATCATATAGTTTTTTTGAGGCGGAAGATTGA
- a CDS encoding Smr/MutS family protein: MDRIIFSKKNYMSKKIPESELQDWLNYLEKPDNSLTSKDESKIPSKLIIDLHFQNLNQAVSIMENNLHFAYTQKISNIELITGIGKNEHSQYGVLYIEIPRIIESNKAKYKISSFERDHKNPGMINIKLKI, from the coding sequence GTGGATAGAATTATTTTTAGCAAGAAAAACTATATGTCTAAGAAAATACCAGAATCAGAATTACAAGATTGGCTAAATTATCTGGAAAAACCGGATAATAGTCTAACTAGCAAAGATGAATCCAAAATACCCAGTAAATTAATTATTGATTTGCATTTCCAGAATTTAAATCAAGCGGTTAGTATTATGGAAAATAATTTACACTTTGCTTACACACAGAAAATAAGCAATATTGAATTAATAACTGGCATTGGTAAAAATGAACATAGTCAATATGGGGTATTATATATTGAAATACCCAGAATAATTGAAAGTAACAAAGCTAAATATAAAATCTCCTCTTTTGAGCGTGACCATAAAAATCCAGGCATGATAAATATTAAGTTAAAAATATGA
- a CDS encoding complex I NDUFA9 subunit family protein, translated as MLDLKTITILGGTGFIGRYLVKEIAKTGLKINLVSRNANKSLFLKVAGSVGQINLIEANLLKDIDKLEQIIKNSDVVINLVGSNKIKRKADFNDYYAKLPELIARFCAKYKVKKFIHISSLCTKAISKFSTAKYLGEKLVKEEFPAAIIIRPSLVFGLEDSFFNRIIKLSKILPCFPLPKKNNSLIQPVYVNDLARALTKILFAEQHKSSIYYLVGPDVFNLGELIIMINKKMGRNIKVAYLPKFIFNIAAMIVENINSEIVTRDYLKRLSEDSITKDKQLTFFDMQIQLHNLEEILPNYNGVHKSSCYYNGLLKEKS; from the coding sequence ATGTTAGATTTAAAAACAATAACTATACTTGGTGGAACTGGATTTATTGGCAGGTATCTAGTAAAAGAAATAGCAAAAACAGGCTTGAAAATAAATCTAGTTTCAAGAAATGCAAATAAAAGCCTATTTCTTAAAGTGGCTGGCTCAGTTGGTCAAATTAACTTGATAGAAGCTAATTTGCTAAAAGATATTGATAAGCTTGAGCAAATAATCAAAAATAGTGATGTAGTTATAAATTTAGTTGGTTCTAACAAGATTAAAAGAAAAGCTGATTTTAATGATTATTATGCAAAACTACCAGAATTGATCGCTAGATTTTGTGCAAAATATAAAGTGAAAAAATTTATACATATTTCTTCTTTATGTACTAAAGCTATATCAAAATTTTCAACCGCAAAATATTTGGGTGAAAAATTGGTTAAAGAAGAATTTCCAGCGGCTATAATTATACGGCCAAGCTTGGTGTTTGGTTTAGAGGATAGCTTCTTTAATAGAATTATTAAATTATCAAAAATATTACCATGTTTTCCTTTGCCTAAAAAAAACAATAGTTTGATTCAGCCAGTATATGTGAATGACTTAGCTAGGGCTTTAACTAAGATTTTATTTGCTGAGCAACATAAGAGCAGTATTTATTATTTGGTTGGTCCTGATGTTTTTAATTTAGGGGAACTGATTATAATGATAAATAAAAAAATGGGTAGAAATATTAAAGTGGCATATTTACCTAAATTTATTTTTAATATAGCTGCAATGATTGTTGAAAATATAAATTCTGAAATTGTTACAAGAGATTATTTAAAGCGCTTGAGTGAAGATAGTATTACCAAAGATAAGCAGTTAACTTTTTTTGACATGCAGATTCAATTGCATAATTTGGAAGAAATATTGCCAAATTACAATGGAGTACATAAATCTTCATGTTATTACAATGGTTTGCTAAAAGAAAAATCTTGA
- a CDS encoding alpha/beta hydrolase, whose translation MSKSLTISGWAQHPMLISQNLTEISDYYNYITHKNINYNELSSHYDLIIGWSQGGHIALKIAQRLHIPKIVLIASPYEYLHESHGITRSLHQQIVNNFKNNPRLFLKNFKNYICAGDKYFRKVITQINNYDYKTENLLYWLKKLPEIPKLELKGNQEIMYIYGQRDQVVSSMSRKKFATSFKNVRLELFKESSHVPFLSDNIKFNKLIHDFRTS comes from the coding sequence ATGAGTAAAAGCTTAACTATTAGCGGCTGGGCTCAACATCCTATGCTAATTAGCCAAAACCTCACAGAAATCAGTGATTATTATAATTACATTACTCACAAGAATATCAATTATAATGAGCTTTCCTCACATTATGACTTAATTATAGGCTGGTCACAAGGTGGACATATTGCACTTAAAATTGCCCAAAGATTACATATCCCCAAAATTGTTCTTATTGCTAGCCCATATGAATATTTGCATGAATCTCATGGTATAACTAGAAGTTTACACCAACAAATTGTAAATAACTTCAAAAACAATCCTAGATTATTTTTGAAAAATTTTAAAAATTATATTTGTGCTGGTGATAAATATTTTAGAAAAGTTATCACACAAATAAATAACTATGACTACAAAACTGAAAATTTGCTTTATTGGCTGAAAAAATTACCCGAAATTCCTAAGCTAGAATTAAAGGGTAATCAAGAAATCATGTATATTTATGGACAAAGAGATCAGGTAGTTTCTAGCATGAGTAGAAAAAAATTTGCAACTAGCTTTAAAAATGTTAGGCTTGAGCTCTTTAAGGAGTCCTCTCATGTGCCCTTTTTAAGTGATAATATTAAATTCAATAAATTAATTCATGACTTTAGAACTAGTTAA
- a CDS encoding branched-chain amino acid aminotransferase → MTEIIPFDKRDGYIWYNGKLVEWQETKVHVLNHGLHYGNCVFEGTAVYNNNIFKLREHTERLINSAKLLDYTIPYSVEELEEATKLIVKTQKVSNGYIRPFAWRGSERMAISAKENSVHVAIATWTWPPYFSVDAKMKGINMVFAEYKRPAPDTAPSASKAAGLYMICTISKHKAEREGYNEAIMLDFEGYIAEATCANMFFIINDELHTPKADRFLNGITRQTIINLAKERGYKVVERRIKPEELAETQDCFLTGTAAEITRVNSIETKDKKHKYQFTCHDITTNLMTDYSKAIGR, encoded by the coding sequence ATGACAGAAATAATACCTTTTGATAAAAGAGATGGTTACATATGGTATAATGGTAAGCTGGTAGAGTGGCAGGAAACCAAGGTGCATGTATTAAATCATGGCTTGCATTATGGAAATTGCGTTTTTGAAGGAACCGCAGTTTATAATAATAACATCTTTAAATTGAGAGAGCATACAGAGAGGTTAATTAACTCTGCTAAATTATTAGATTACACAATTCCATATAGTGTAGAAGAGCTAGAAGAAGCAACAAAATTAATTGTAAAAACACAAAAAGTCAGCAATGGTTATATCAGACCATTTGCATGGCGTGGTTCAGAAAGAATGGCAATTAGCGCTAAAGAGAATTCTGTGCATGTTGCTATTGCTACCTGGACTTGGCCTCCATATTTTTCGGTGGATGCTAAGATGAAAGGCATTAATATGGTTTTTGCTGAATATAAAAGACCAGCGCCAGATACTGCTCCTTCGGCCTCAAAAGCAGCAGGTTTATATATGATTTGCACTATAAGTAAGCATAAAGCGGAAAGAGAAGGTTATAATGAAGCGATTATGCTGGATTTTGAAGGTTATATAGCCGAAGCTACATGTGCTAATATGTTTTTTATTATTAATGATGAATTACATACACCAAAAGCGGATCGTTTTTTAAATGGTATTACAAGACAAACAATTATTAATCTTGCAAAGGAAAGAGGTTATAAAGTTGTTGAAAGAAGAATAAAGCCTGAAGAATTAGCTGAAACTCAAGATTGTTTTTTAACTGGAACTGCCGCTGAAATAACTAGGGTTAACTCTATTGAAACTAAAGATAAAAAACATAAATATCAATTTACCTGTCATGATATCACCACTAATCTAATGACAGATTACTCCAAAGCAATAGGAAGATAG